The following coding sequences are from one Apodemus sylvaticus chromosome X, mApoSyl1.1, whole genome shotgun sequence window:
- the Armcx2 gene encoding armadillo repeat-containing X-linked protein 2, whose amino-acid sequence MSRARDAGCVAAGIVIGASAWYCVYKYTRGKDQKKKRLTKPKNRASVGTGSRARTGLRAGFTIDLGPGFSPPTPVSIETMNKAQEEASNPATAVAEGVAPATPSPNVQNGAQSKVQEVNVARTEANMEPVVMSSAACAVTPPPKVAGGPTAAEAPEIVGVPKVVEAPSTTEVSGPAVSPGQAVYPGQAVYPGQAVSPGQAVSPGQVVSPGQAVSPGQVVSPGQVVSPGQAVSLGQAVSPGQAVSLGQAVSPGQAVSPGQVVSPGPAVSPGQALSARVAQTLGPAVPSPSILSPGPTAIPWAVQTAGPAAAPLTVQSIVPAAPSWAVVAPPGAVYIPVAAHFAGPAATTRVTQSPGTVIPPLPPPSSVLPRGVPSVPGRTAQSPGPAVHPVTAQSTGVAAPSMAVQYSGAAVPSGGPATPRAAASTQRTATTEVMQVPRAAAGTEATETPRTATMVAGASLPMHSGAAETPGTSGSSKTAATGKKAAPGAHTGAIPKAGSVTGAVPKGGGKGGNKNRSGGKGKNRKNKVEVDELGMGFRPGDGAAAAAAASANGGQAFLAEIPESEEGESGWTDTESDSDSEPEVPQRGKGKRTIPMHKRPFPYEIDEILGVRDLRKVLALLQKSDDPFIQQVALLTLSNNANYSCNQETIRKLGGLPIIANMINKTDPHIKEKALMAMNNLSENYENQGRLQVYMNKVMDDIMASNLNSAVQVVGLKFLTNMTITNDYQHLLVNSIANFFRLLSQGGGKIKVEILKILSNFAENPDMLKKLLGTQVPSSFSSLYNSYVESEILINALTLFEIIFDNLRAEVFNYREFNKGSLFYLCTTSGVCVKKIRALANHHDLLVKVKVIKLVNKF is encoded by the coding sequence ATGAGCCGAGCTCGGGATGCTGGCTGTGTAGCTGCTGGAATAGTGATTGGGGCTAGTGCCTGGTACTGTGTCTACAAATATACAAGGGGGAAAGACCAGAAGAAGAAGAGACTGACCAAGCCCAAGAACCGGGCCTCTGTAGGTACTGGAAGCAGAGCTAGAACTGGCCTAAGAGCCGGATTCACAATTGACCTTGGGCCAGGATTCAGTCCCCCAACCCCAGTCAGTATTGAGACAATGAACAAGGCCCAAGAAGAAGCATCCAATCCTGCCACAGCTGTGGCTGAAGGAGTGGCACCAGCTACACCCAGTCCCAATGTTCAGAATGGGGCACAAAGTAAGGTCCAGGAGGTAAATGTGGCTAGAACTGAGGCTAATATGGAACCAGTAGTCATGAGTTCAGCTGCCTGTGCAGTTACACCTCCTCCCAAGGTGGCAGGGGGTCCCACTGCTGCAGAGGCTCCAGAAATAGTAGGGGTTCCCAAAGTGGTGGAAGCTCCTAGCACCACAGAGGTTTCTGGGCCAGCAGTATCCCCTGGGCAAGCAGTATACCCTGGGCAAGCAGTATACCCTGGGCAAGCAGTATCCCCTGGGCAAGCAGTATCCCCTGGGCAAGTAGTATCCCCTGGGCAAGCAGTATCCCCTGGGCAAGTAGTATCCCCTGGGCAAGTAGTATCCCCTGGGCAAGCAGTATCCCTTGGGCAAGCAGTATCCCCTGGACAAGCAGTATCCCTTGGGCAAGCAGTATCCCCTGGGCAAGCAGTATCCCCTGGACAAGTAGTATCCCCTGGGCCAGCAGTATCCCCTGGGCAAGCACTATCTGCAAGGGTAGCCCAGACTCTTGGGCCAGCAGTACCTTCACCATCAATATTGTCTCCTGGGCCAACAGCAATTCCCTGGGCAGTCCAGACTGCTGGGCCAGCAGCAGCTCCCTTGACAGTCCAGTCTATTGTGCCAGCAGCACCTTCCTGGGCAGTAGTAGCACCTCCTGGGGCAGTCTACATTCCTGTGGCAGCCCACTTTGCTGGACCAGCAGCAACCACCAGGGTAACCCAGTCTCCTGGGACGGTGATACCTCCCCTTCCACCCCCATCATCAGTACTTCCCAGGGGAGTCCCATCAGTGCCTGGCAGAACAGCCCAGTCTCCTGGGCCAGCAGTGCATCCTGTGACAGCTCAATCTACTGGGGTAGCAGCGCCTTCTATGGCAGTCCAGTATTCTGGGGCAGCAGTGCCTTCTGGAGGACCAGCAACTCCTAGGGCAGCAGCATCTACCCAGAGGACAGCAACCACAGAGGTCATGCAAGTCCCTAGGGCGGCAGCAGGTACTGAAGCCACCGAGACCCCTAGAACAGCAACCATGGTAGCTGGGGCTTCTCTGCCCATGCATTCTGGGGCTGCAGAGACTCCTGGGACTTCAGGGTCCTCTAAGACAGCAGCCACTGGCAAGAAAGCAGCCCCTGGAGCTCATACTGGGGCTATACCCAAGGCTGGGTCAGTCACTGGAGCTGTACCCAAAGGTGGAGGCAAGGGTGGAAACAAGAACCGGAGTGGAGGCAAGGGCAAAAATAGGAAGAACAAGGTTGAAGTGGATGAATTAGGAATGGGTTTCCGTCCTGGTGATGgggctgcagcagctgctgcagcttCTGCTAATGGGGGGCAGGCCTTCCTAGCAGAGATTCCTGAATCTGAGGAAGGGGAATCTGGGTGGACTGACACAGAGTCAGATTCCGACTCTGAGCCAGAGGTCCcgcagagagggaaagggaagagaaccATTCCCATGCATAAGCGCCCCTTTCCATATGAAATCGATGAGATCCTAGGTGTTCGGGATCTCAGGAAAGTCCTAGCCTTGCTTCAGAAATCAGATGATCCCTTCATTCAGCAAGTTGCCCTGCTCACCCTGAGCAACAATGCCAATTATTCATGCAATCAAGAAACAATCCGAAAGTTGGGAGGCCTCCCAATTATTGCAAACATGATCAATAAAACTGACCCTCACATTAAGGAAAAAGCCTTAATGGCCATGAATAACCTGAGTGAAAATTATGAGAACCAGGGGCGACTTCAGGTGTACATGAACAAAGTGATGGATGATATCATGGCTTCTAACCTGAACTCAGCAGTACAAGTAGTTGGGCtaaaatttttaacaaatatgACTATTACTAATGACTACCAGCACCTGCTTGTCAATTCCATTGCAAACTTTTTCCGCTTGTTATCTCAGGGGGGTGGAAAAATCAAGGTTGAGATTCTGAAAATCCTTTCAAACTTTGCTGAAAATCCAGACATGCTAAAAAAACTTCTTGGTACCCAAGTGCCATCATCATTTAGTTCCCTTTATAATTCTTATGTGGAGTCAGAAATTCTTATTAATGCCCTTACTCTATTTGAGATTATCTTTGACAACCTCAGAGCAGAGGTGTTCAACTACAGAGAATTCAACAAGGGGTCCCTATTTTACTTATGTACTACATCTGGGGTGTGTGTGAAGAAAATTCGAGCCTTAGCAAATCACCATGACCTCTTGGTGAAAGTGAAAGTTATAAAGCTGGTAAACAAATTCTGA